Proteins encoded by one window of Oncorhynchus gorbuscha isolate QuinsamMale2020 ecotype Even-year unplaced genomic scaffold, OgorEven_v1.0 Un_scaffold_6880, whole genome shotgun sequence:
- the LOC124029582 gene encoding protein MFI-like, protein MEKNNYAIESAPSSPPVEEMMEQDGRQQRVYHRAARMIQRTWRRHVDTRVFQYFKNLVRFRNQGDPRLLLKNVNPREANILDAAAGVHIRFRLGGTSFPPSIYYKIYTHRPIVDMCANSPKDYTHPRQKRSVPRQIHNGRTQVQDDHAGWYHRVENNGWRLLSGKAALLGDIITLETNGKKVEFHHSKLQRRQDVDRRKKRRKIEWLKQM, encoded by the exons ATGGAGAAGAACAATTACGCAATAGAAAG TGCCCCTTCGTCCCCCCCAGTGGAGGAGATGATGGAGCAGGACGGCAGGCAGCAGAGAGTCTACCACAGGGCTGCCAGGATGATACAgaggacatggaggagacatgTG GATACACGCGTGTTCCAGTACTTCAAGAACCTTGTGAGGTTCCGTAACCAGGGAGACCCTCGACTCCTGCTAAAAAATGTCAACCCCAGAGAG GCAAATATTCTGGATGCTGCTGCAGGAGTCCACATCAGATTCAGACTGGGAGGG acCTCCTTTCCACCGAGCATCTACTATAAGATCTACACCCATCGACCCATCGTGGACATGTGTGCTAACAGCCCCAAGGACTACACCCACCCGAGACAGAAGAGGTCCGTCCCCAGGCAGATACACAACGGGAGGACCCAGGTGCAGGACGACCATGCTGGCTGGTACCACCGCGTGGAGAACAACGGCTGGAGACTGCTCTCTGGGAAG GCTGCTCTGTTAGGTGACATCATCACGTTGGAGACCAATGGCAAGAAGGTGGAGTTTCACCATTCCAAACTGCAGCGTCGTCAGGACGTGgacaggaggaagaagaggaggaagattgAATGGTTGAAGCAGATGTGA